The following are encoded in a window of Telmatobacter sp. DSM 110680 genomic DNA:
- a CDS encoding protease pro-enzyme activation domain-containing protein, which translates to MRLPGFFFTSVASVTHFKSNRSSNRPCGFLLAILLSVTLSGNAAGQAQGAQPKNVAGRDLIARPIEDGQRTVLRGNRHPLARAEFDRGMAPAGLPMTRMLLVLKRSDEQESTLKTLLADQQAKGSAHYHQWLTPEEFGRQFGPTDNDIEKVTAWLNAHGFQVAGVSKGRTAIEFSGTAGQVQEAFRTAIHSYVVKGEQRWANAEDPSIPTEMTPVVKGVLTLHNFPRHSNAVIHGQPVKPMNGAASPYFTFTSGQQTFYGLGPTDFATIYDVLPLWKAGIDGSGQTIAIVGETNINLNDVNSFRSLFGLPANPPKIILNGSDPGIVGDEPEALLDVSWSGAVAKNATIDLVVSASTETSLGVDLSALYIVDNDIAPVMSESYGECEATLGNAGNAFYNSLWQQAAAEGITVMVSAGDSGSAVCDDFNSSSFASQGLAVSGFASTPYNVAVGGTDFDQSAANAATYWNATNDPTTASSAKSYIPETTWNQSCAAQGLDGCGPGATNLNIVAGSGGPSNCASADSNSKCIGGYAKPSWQTGNGVPQDGVRDLPDVSLFASAGSNGSFYIICEADFTPFGPIPGFNIPCNLTNLSFVGLGGTSGSSPAFAGMMALVNQKMAMQGLSARQGNANYVLYSLAAQGGASCDSSKGTAGGSACIFHDVTKGNNAVPCAMNTPNCGQTNLGGFGVLVDPNNSANPAWTTTAGYDLATGLGTIDAFNLVNAWGSVAMTQTTTTLTNVSPASLTHGQAVNVSATVAAKSGSGIPTGRVTVIASPAGQNLSIDDFAIVNGVASGTTSLLPGGTYNVVAHYGGDGNFAASDSAPLQVTVTKENSQTKTSLAWYDFTNGVFTSTTTVPYGSIVFLRGDVTGTAGTSCAPNPKETEAACPTGSMNFTSGGKPVDAGTYALNSLGYAEDQRIALDLNAVGSYSLQAQYGGDASYNASQASLNAVVTQAPTYIYYLEIQGLSPTINANGETYVAYSGQKFDAIAVAYSQSILGAPTGTISILENGNAASGTLTSYQLNGSYTGGFAGVGLAYLEGDLTTSIDTPGSYNFTATYAGDGNYLGSQSPFPVNVTIVDTTFNISGTIANVNVKAGSTATTTVSFAGVDNFAGQIQVTCKLPTAMAEATCTATQAALGNTTTATSTVTITTTAAHKLAANHAQRVGGMAVALAGGILLFAFGGRRRGILLPLVLVMCAGTFVGCGGSGSSSGGGGSTDLGTVAGSYTVSVSATSMNITRTGTFTVTVQ; encoded by the coding sequence ATGCGCTTGCCTGGGTTCTTTTTTACTTCTGTTGCTTCGGTCACCCATTTCAAATCCAATCGATCATCCAACCGGCCTTGCGGGTTTCTGCTTGCGATTCTGCTCTCCGTCACTCTGAGTGGCAACGCGGCAGGACAAGCGCAGGGAGCTCAGCCGAAGAATGTTGCGGGGCGGGATCTGATCGCGCGACCAATCGAAGATGGGCAGCGCACGGTATTGCGGGGCAACCGGCATCCGCTGGCAAGAGCTGAATTTGACCGCGGTATGGCGCCCGCTGGTCTACCGATGACGCGGATGCTGCTGGTTCTGAAGCGGAGTGATGAGCAGGAAAGTACGCTGAAAACGCTTCTCGCCGATCAGCAAGCAAAGGGATCAGCGCATTATCACCAATGGCTAACACCCGAAGAGTTTGGAAGGCAGTTTGGGCCGACAGATAACGACATTGAGAAGGTGACGGCGTGGCTGAATGCGCATGGATTCCAAGTGGCAGGAGTAAGCAAGGGACGAACCGCAATTGAGTTCTCAGGCACAGCCGGGCAGGTGCAGGAAGCATTCAGGACTGCGATTCACAGCTACGTTGTGAAGGGGGAGCAGCGCTGGGCCAATGCCGAGGATCCTTCGATACCGACAGAGATGACGCCTGTGGTCAAAGGTGTACTGACGCTGCACAATTTTCCGCGACATTCGAACGCGGTAATTCACGGGCAGCCGGTGAAGCCGATGAATGGAGCGGCATCGCCCTACTTCACGTTCACTTCAGGCCAGCAGACGTTCTACGGTCTGGGGCCGACCGACTTTGCAACGATTTATGATGTGCTGCCTCTCTGGAAAGCAGGGATTGATGGGTCCGGGCAGACAATTGCGATTGTGGGCGAAACCAATATCAACCTAAACGATGTGAATTCGTTCCGGAGTCTGTTTGGGCTTCCTGCGAATCCGCCGAAGATCATTTTGAATGGTTCCGATCCAGGGATTGTAGGCGACGAGCCTGAGGCTTTGCTGGATGTTTCGTGGTCTGGTGCAGTGGCAAAGAATGCCACGATCGACCTGGTAGTTTCTGCGAGTACTGAAACGTCGCTGGGCGTGGACCTGTCGGCGCTGTACATCGTTGACAACGACATAGCGCCCGTAATGAGCGAGAGCTACGGCGAGTGCGAGGCGACGCTAGGCAACGCGGGCAATGCCTTCTACAACTCCCTATGGCAGCAGGCTGCGGCTGAAGGCATCACTGTGATGGTATCGGCTGGAGATTCAGGGTCAGCAGTTTGCGACGACTTCAACAGTTCAAGTTTTGCGTCGCAAGGTCTGGCAGTGAGCGGATTTGCTTCAACACCTTACAACGTGGCCGTGGGCGGAACGGATTTCGACCAGTCGGCAGCGAATGCCGCTACGTATTGGAACGCGACGAATGATCCGACGACGGCCTCTTCCGCGAAGTCGTATATTCCGGAGACAACTTGGAACCAGTCATGCGCGGCTCAGGGATTAGATGGCTGCGGGCCGGGTGCGACCAATCTCAACATTGTTGCGGGAAGTGGTGGGCCAAGTAACTGCGCGAGCGCGGATAGCAATTCCAAGTGCATTGGAGGCTATGCGAAGCCTTCGTGGCAGACGGGCAATGGCGTGCCGCAGGATGGCGTGCGCGACTTGCCGGATGTGTCGTTATTTGCGAGCGCCGGATCGAACGGCAGCTTTTACATTATTTGCGAAGCGGACTTCACGCCGTTCGGACCGATACCGGGATTCAACATCCCGTGCAACCTTACGAATCTGAGCTTTGTTGGCTTGGGCGGGACTTCGGGATCTTCTCCAGCGTTTGCGGGCATGATGGCGCTGGTGAACCAGAAGATGGCGATGCAGGGGCTAAGTGCGCGGCAAGGCAATGCGAACTATGTTCTTTACAGTCTTGCGGCGCAAGGCGGCGCGAGTTGCGACTCTTCGAAAGGGACTGCGGGCGGAAGCGCGTGTATCTTCCACGATGTAACCAAAGGGAACAATGCGGTCCCCTGCGCGATGAACACACCGAATTGTGGACAGACAAACCTTGGTGGATTTGGTGTGCTGGTGGATCCAAATAACTCCGCCAACCCTGCCTGGACTACGACGGCGGGATATGACCTGGCAACCGGGCTCGGCACTATAGACGCGTTCAACCTGGTGAATGCGTGGGGTTCTGTCGCGATGACGCAGACCACGACGACACTGACGAATGTTTCTCCGGCGAGTTTGACGCATGGTCAGGCAGTGAACGTGAGTGCCACCGTGGCTGCGAAAAGCGGCTCGGGAATTCCGACGGGGCGCGTGACAGTGATAGCCTCGCCGGCGGGACAGAACCTGAGCATCGATGATTTTGCGATCGTCAACGGTGTAGCGAGCGGCACGACTTCGCTGCTGCCGGGTGGCACGTATAACGTGGTAGCGCACTATGGGGGCGACGGAAATTTCGCCGCGAGCGACTCTGCACCGCTACAAGTGACGGTAACGAAAGAGAACAGCCAGACCAAGACAAGCCTTGCGTGGTACGACTTCACAAACGGCGTTTTCACATCGACGACTACAGTGCCATATGGATCTATCGTCTTCCTGCGCGGAGATGTGACTGGGACAGCCGGGACAAGTTGCGCACCAAATCCGAAGGAGACGGAGGCTGCTTGTCCAACGGGAAGCATGAATTTCACCAGCGGCGGCAAGCCTGTGGACGCCGGAACCTATGCGTTGAATTCGCTGGGGTATGCGGAGGATCAACGAATTGCGCTCGATCTGAATGCGGTGGGCAGTTATTCTCTGCAGGCGCAATACGGTGGAGACGCGAGTTACAACGCCAGCCAGGCTTCATTGAATGCTGTGGTGACGCAGGCGCCGACATATATCTACTACCTTGAGATTCAGGGCCTTTCTCCCACGATTAACGCGAACGGCGAGACGTATGTTGCGTACTCTGGGCAGAAGTTTGATGCGATTGCTGTTGCGTATAGCCAGAGCATCCTGGGAGCTCCGACAGGGACGATCTCGATTCTCGAAAATGGCAATGCAGCTTCGGGAACTTTGACGTCGTATCAACTGAACGGCAGTTACACCGGAGGTTTCGCAGGGGTGGGTCTCGCTTATCTTGAGGGCGACCTCACAACGAGTATCGACACACCGGGGAGTTACAACTTTACGGCGACGTATGCCGGTGATGGAAATTATCTCGGCTCACAGAGTCCGTTTCCGGTGAACGTGACGATTGTGGATACGACATTCAATATCAGCGGAACGATTGCAAATGTGAACGTGAAGGCGGGAAGCACCGCAACGACGACAGTGAGCTTCGCGGGTGTGGATAACTTCGCCGGGCAAATCCAAGTGACCTGCAAGCTACCAACAGCAATGGCGGAGGCCACCTGCACCGCAACACAGGCAGCGCTGGGAAATACCACGACTGCAACTTCAACCGTGACGATTACGACGACGGCGGCGCACAAGTTAGCCGCGAATCACGCTCAGCGTGTGGGTGGTATGGCTGTGGCACTCGCCGGGGGGATCTTGCTGTTTGCATTCGGCGGAAGGCGACGTGGAATTCTGCTGCCTCTAGTACTGGTTATGTGTGCCGGGACGTTTGTGGGCTGCGGGGGTAGCGGCAGCAGCAGCGGAGGAGGCGGCTCGACTGACCTCGGAACCGTGGCGGGCTCTTATACGGTGAGTGTGTCGGCGACGTCGATGAATATCACGCGGACGGGGACGTTTACCGTGACCGTGCAGTAG
- a CDS encoding HNH endonuclease produces MSLGKAMIHARKQKSAARAAAHAAESGTHVAMHANHILQMPVLVLNASYEPINICGARRALVLVLKGIARTEEEHGLTLHAQRSFVAMPSVIRLLEYRRIPHQTRALSRKNILLRDRNQCQYCGVVLPSGELTLDHVIPRSRGGNSTWENLVACCHACNRRKGNRMLVEIDDMVLLREPRPFSLHTSRQIMRMLGRGDDRWRKYLFY; encoded by the coding sequence ATGTCGCTGGGAAAAGCCATGATTCATGCACGCAAGCAAAAATCCGCTGCCCGCGCTGCCGCTCATGCTGCTGAGTCAGGCACTCATGTCGCCATGCACGCCAACCATATTCTGCAGATGCCGGTTCTCGTGCTCAACGCATCCTACGAACCCATCAACATCTGTGGAGCGCGTCGCGCACTCGTGCTCGTACTCAAGGGCATTGCGCGCACTGAAGAAGAGCACGGCCTCACGCTGCATGCCCAGCGCAGCTTCGTCGCGATGCCGTCCGTGATTCGGCTGCTTGAATACCGCCGCATCCCTCATCAAACCCGCGCCCTCTCGCGCAAAAATATCCTGCTGCGCGATCGCAACCAGTGTCAGTACTGCGGAGTTGTGCTTCCTTCCGGCGAACTCACCCTCGATCACGTAATCCCGCGTTCACGCGGCGGCAACTCCACCTGGGAAAACCTGGTCGCGTGCTGCCACGCATGCAATCGCCGCAAAGGCAACCGCATGCTCGTCGAAATCGACGACATGGTTCTCCTTCGCGAGCCGCGCCCCTTCTCGCTCCATACGAGCCGCCAGATCATGCGCATGCTAGGACGCGGCGACGACCGCTGGCGCAAATATCTTTTCTATTAG
- a CDS encoding phosphoribosyltransferase family protein, producing MRAVSFGTYDGPLRAAIHALKYDRVHPAAQRLGAMLASAIAQLALEAPAELLVVPVPLHRSKRRQRGFNQARALARYAILELHKTHPAWRLKLAPAALMRLRSTESQAGLTPHQRRVNVRGAFNVSNRSAVKDRHILLVDDILTTGATARAAAQSLIRAGAASVYVATLARARRIHFNQAQSFADRAQPGIEPAAVQPLASMHSPSSTHQPF from the coding sequence GTGCGTGCCGTCTCTTTCGGGACATATGATGGTCCCCTGCGCGCCGCCATCCACGCGCTCAAGTACGATCGCGTCCACCCCGCTGCACAGCGGCTTGGCGCAATGCTCGCATCCGCTATTGCGCAACTCGCTCTCGAAGCTCCTGCGGAACTGCTCGTTGTGCCCGTTCCCCTGCATCGCAGCAAACGCAGACAACGCGGCTTCAACCAGGCCCGCGCCCTCGCGCGATACGCGATTCTCGAACTCCACAAAACGCATCCCGCGTGGCGACTCAAGTTAGCGCCCGCCGCGCTTATGCGCCTCCGCTCCACCGAAAGCCAGGCAGGACTCACACCCCATCAGCGCCGCGTCAACGTCCGCGGAGCTTTCAATGTCTCCAATCGATCCGCTGTCAAAGACCGTCACATTTTGCTCGTGGACGACATTCTTACCACCGGTGCTACCGCCCGCGCCGCCGCCCAGTCACTAATCAGAGCGGGAGCCGCTTCCGTCTACGTCGCAACTCTCGCCCGTGCGCGTCGCATCCACTTTAACCAAGCACAGTCCTTCGCAGACCGCGCTCAACCCGGCATCGAGCCGGCCGCTGTTCAACCGTTAGCAAGCATGCATTCGCCATCATCGACACATCAACCTTTTTAA
- a CDS encoding CsbD family protein, translated as MNSDDIKGTIDDAAGRAKRQVGEWTGDSKTQAEGAAQQVKGKAEKVVGNIKDAFNKSASTTRDTEIDNNLDKESVRDRE; from the coding sequence ATGAATAGCGACGACATTAAAGGCACAATCGACGATGCAGCAGGTCGCGCCAAGCGTCAAGTTGGTGAGTGGACCGGCGACAGCAAAACCCAGGCAGAAGGTGCAGCTCAGCAAGTAAAGGGCAAAGCCGAAAAAGTAGTCGGCAACATTAAAGACGCCTTCAACAAGTCCGCGTCAACCACACGTGACACCGAGATCGACAACAACCTCGATAAGGAATCCGTCCGCGATCGCGAGTAG
- a CDS encoding lmo0937 family membrane protein: MLWTIFVVLLVLWLLGLVSSYTMGGFIHILLVLALVVLVIQLISGRRAAL, from the coding sequence ATGCTTTGGACAATCTTTGTAGTCCTCCTGGTCCTGTGGTTGCTGGGTCTCGTCAGCAGCTACACCATGGGTGGATTCATCCACATTCTGCTGGTGCTCGCACTGGTAGTTCTCGTTATCCAACTGATATCTGGACGTAGAGCCGCGCTGTAG
- a CDS encoding DUF3309 family protein, with protein sequence MLLIIILVILIFGFGYGGYRAGPGIGYYGGGGLSLILTIVLILLLLKVF encoded by the coding sequence ATGTTGCTGATTATTATTCTGGTGATCCTGATTTTTGGGTTTGGTTATGGTGGTTACCGCGCAGGTCCGGGAATCGGCTACTACGGCGGGGGCGGACTCAGCTTGATTTTGACGATCGTGCTGATCCTTTTACTTTTGAAGGTCTTTTAA
- a CDS encoding CRTAC1 family protein, protein MSSGIAAGVQAAPQYDAEKRPITAGGFVDQDKGTVVFEDDTKAAGLSGWIHKMGVPNKQFIVETNGSGVCLIDYNNDGWLDIYLVNGSTFDALDGKEPTPHAALFRNNHDGTFTDVSKEAGVQNDRWGYGCSVADYDNDGWPDLYVGNYGPNRLYHNNHDGTFTDKAVEAKVDLGNWSPGSTWGDYDGDGKLDLYVTGYVHFDRNNLPIAGTKAVNYASCLYRGVSVNCGPRGLPGEPDHLFHNEGNGKFTDVTVKAGVEDKDKYYGFATIFVDVNNDGKPDLVVGNDSEPNFLYINKGDGTFDDQSYVSGFALNKDGREIASMGIAAGDYENSGLISFFVTDFGDDYKVLYHNDGDASFTDVSYKAGIAQTTIPFVGWGDGFLDFDNDGWLDLFETNGHVYPEVDQHDWGTTFKERPLLFHNIPDGTGKGRKFEYVPPVKGSGLAVVVPGRGAAFGDLFNDGKIDVVINPVDGPPVLLKNVNPDKHHWVEMGLVGGPKSPRDATCATVYLQANGMRMRQDVLSSGSYISSNDRRLHFGLGDATDAGTAEIHWPSGAKETVKIPAVDRIYTIEEGKGITGALCGGKACADAKAK, encoded by the coding sequence ATGAGCAGCGGCATTGCGGCCGGCGTGCAGGCTGCGCCGCAGTACGACGCGGAAAAGCGGCCGATCACGGCGGGTGGATTCGTCGACCAGGACAAGGGCACAGTGGTGTTTGAGGACGACACCAAGGCAGCGGGCCTGTCGGGTTGGATTCACAAGATGGGCGTGCCTAACAAGCAGTTCATCGTGGAGACGAATGGCTCGGGCGTCTGCCTGATTGATTACAACAATGATGGCTGGCTGGATATTTACCTGGTCAACGGCTCAACGTTTGACGCGCTTGACGGCAAAGAGCCCACGCCTCATGCTGCCCTGTTCCGCAACAACCACGACGGAACGTTCACGGATGTATCGAAGGAAGCCGGCGTTCAGAATGACCGCTGGGGCTATGGGTGCTCGGTTGCCGATTACGACAATGATGGCTGGCCTGATCTCTATGTAGGCAATTACGGACCGAACCGGCTTTACCACAACAATCATGATGGCACCTTCACCGATAAAGCGGTGGAGGCCAAAGTTGATTTGGGCAACTGGTCACCGGGATCGACGTGGGGGGACTATGACGGCGACGGTAAGCTCGATCTCTACGTGACGGGTTATGTTCACTTTGACCGGAACAATCTGCCGATTGCGGGGACGAAAGCGGTGAACTATGCCTCGTGTCTGTATCGCGGTGTGAGCGTGAATTGTGGGCCGCGCGGGTTGCCGGGCGAGCCGGACCACCTTTTCCATAACGAGGGGAACGGGAAGTTCACAGATGTCACAGTGAAAGCGGGCGTTGAAGACAAGGACAAATACTACGGCTTTGCCACGATTTTTGTAGACGTCAATAATGACGGTAAGCCGGACCTGGTGGTGGGGAACGACTCGGAACCCAACTTCCTTTACATCAATAAAGGAGACGGAACGTTTGACGATCAGAGTTACGTGTCGGGATTTGCGCTGAATAAAGATGGGCGCGAGATTGCGTCAATGGGCATTGCAGCGGGCGACTACGAAAACAGCGGACTGATCAGTTTCTTCGTTACAGATTTTGGCGACGACTACAAGGTGCTGTACCACAATGACGGCGACGCGAGCTTTACGGATGTGAGCTACAAAGCAGGGATAGCACAGACGACAATTCCATTTGTGGGGTGGGGCGACGGGTTTCTAGATTTCGACAATGATGGCTGGCTGGATTTGTTCGAAACCAACGGTCATGTCTATCCGGAAGTAGACCAGCATGACTGGGGAACGACGTTCAAGGAGCGGCCGCTGCTGTTTCATAACATTCCGGACGGAACGGGTAAGGGACGGAAATTCGAGTATGTTCCACCGGTGAAAGGATCGGGGCTGGCAGTGGTGGTTCCGGGGCGCGGCGCGGCGTTTGGCGATCTTTTCAATGACGGGAAGATCGATGTGGTGATTAATCCCGTGGACGGCCCACCGGTGCTGCTGAAGAACGTGAATCCCGATAAGCATCACTGGGTGGAGATGGGGTTGGTAGGGGGACCGAAGAGTCCGCGGGATGCGACCTGCGCGACCGTTTATTTACAGGCGAATGGAATGCGGATGCGGCAGGATGTGTTGTCGAGTGGGAGCTACATTTCCTCGAACGACCGCCGACTGCACTTCGGGCTGGGTGACGCGACCGATGCGGGGACTGCGGAGATTCACTGGCCTTCCGGCGCGAAGGAGACGGTCAAGATTCCGGCTGTGGATCGGATTTATACGATCGAAGAGGGCAAGGGGATCACGGGCGCGCTGTGCGGTGGGAAGGCGTGCGCGGACGCGAAGGCCAAGTAG
- a CDS encoding universal stress protein, whose translation MANKPGWSKPSTILFASEIPSNERAFNFAVAQAKEFGADLVLFHAYDTLVVAASETSGIRYYDYAAAARADVKHLEPLAQSARNAGIKCDVVVRPGLAADQILGYLRERHIDRIVMGTHSPGPIGKILVGSVAEAVLRSANVPVFVIGPEVVDGAYRNFATRSILCAVSFIESSFVVANFSAELALQHHARLTLQHVIRPQDRAEILAGHSIEEIESDLLCLISPELRDQIAIQTIVVPGDPTEELLYQSRAQQADLIVLGAHGASAFAAIARHGVVYKVLAHSHCPVITLSPAVLAESGVKYIPEHKVESFLAGVF comes from the coding sequence ATGGCCAACAAGCCGGGTTGGAGCAAGCCCTCCACCATCCTCTTTGCATCCGAGATTCCCTCGAACGAGCGCGCCTTCAATTTCGCCGTCGCACAGGCTAAAGAATTCGGCGCAGATCTTGTGCTGTTCCATGCCTACGACACTCTCGTCGTCGCAGCGTCTGAGACTTCTGGCATTCGCTACTACGACTACGCTGCCGCCGCGCGTGCTGACGTCAAACACCTCGAGCCCCTCGCCCAAAGCGCCCGCAACGCCGGTATCAAGTGTGATGTGGTGGTGCGTCCCGGCCTCGCCGCCGATCAGATTCTTGGCTATCTCCGCGAGCGACATATCGATCGCATCGTCATGGGAACCCATTCGCCCGGCCCCATCGGAAAAATTCTCGTCGGCTCCGTCGCAGAAGCAGTCCTGCGCAGCGCCAACGTCCCGGTGTTCGTCATCGGCCCAGAGGTCGTCGACGGCGCTTACCGTAACTTCGCCACGCGCTCCATCCTCTGCGCCGTCAGCTTCATTGAGAGCAGCTTTGTCGTCGCCAACTTCTCCGCCGAACTCGCCTTGCAGCACCATGCACGCCTGACCCTCCAGCATGTGATCCGTCCGCAGGACCGTGCTGAAATTCTGGCAGGCCATTCAATCGAAGAAATAGAGTCCGACCTTCTCTGCCTGATATCTCCCGAACTCCGCGATCAGATTGCCATCCAGACGATCGTCGTTCCCGGCGATCCGACCGAGGAATTGCTCTACCAGAGCCGCGCACAGCAGGCTGACCTTATCGTCCTTGGTGCGCACGGCGCATCTGCCTTTGCTGCCATTGCCCGTCACGGAGTGGTCTACAAGGTCCTGGCGCATTCTCACTGCCCCGTGATCACGCTTTCGCCCGCCGTACTCGCCGAAAGCGGAGTCAAATATATACCCGAACACAAAGTGGAAAGCTTCCTCGCAGGAGTGTTTTAA
- a CDS encoding TIGR04053 family radical SAM/SPASM domain-containing protein encodes MQQQPMHHIPARGGLNYDEAPFLAIWEVTQSCDLACKHCRAAAQPIAHPDQLSTAEGKALIDQIAEMHIPIFVFTGGDPLKRPDLYELIRYSAEKGVKVAVTPSATPLLTRDAIFKMKEAGVVRLGISLDGSSPEIHDTFRGLPGAWARTIQAVEWAGEAGLPIQVHTTISRHNANDLDNLCALFEKLNIVMWNVFFLVPVGRGQLGDLLSGEEFEDVFGKIYELSNRVSFQIKTTEAMHYRRYLLQHNLQERKMGHGAGHPMGGAHEYEPGAPEADAKTRTSNWMTRRVNDGKGFLFVSHMGNVYPSGFLPIHAGNIREKPLADIYQNSPIFKALRDTKRLEGKCGACEYKEICGGSRARAYAVTGDPLAQEPCCIYQPKNWVPTESQAACQPEFLGPLVSL; translated from the coding sequence ATGCAACAACAGCCAATGCATCACATACCGGCCCGAGGTGGATTGAATTACGACGAAGCGCCGTTTCTAGCGATCTGGGAAGTGACGCAGTCGTGCGATCTGGCCTGCAAACATTGCAGGGCCGCCGCGCAACCGATTGCGCATCCTGATCAACTGAGCACTGCTGAAGGCAAGGCCCTGATCGATCAGATCGCGGAGATGCATATTCCGATTTTCGTTTTTACCGGTGGCGATCCTCTGAAACGTCCTGATCTGTATGAACTGATTCGCTATTCGGCGGAAAAAGGCGTGAAGGTGGCGGTGACGCCGAGCGCTACTCCACTGCTGACGCGGGACGCAATTTTCAAGATGAAGGAAGCTGGGGTGGTGCGGCTGGGGATTTCGCTGGATGGATCTTCGCCGGAGATTCACGACACGTTTCGCGGATTGCCGGGTGCGTGGGCGCGCACGATTCAGGCGGTGGAATGGGCCGGGGAAGCAGGGCTGCCGATCCAGGTGCATACGACGATCAGCCGACATAACGCGAACGATCTCGATAATTTGTGCGCGCTGTTTGAGAAGCTCAATATCGTGATGTGGAATGTCTTCTTTCTGGTTCCGGTGGGACGCGGACAATTGGGCGATCTGCTGAGCGGCGAAGAATTCGAAGATGTGTTCGGAAAGATTTACGAGTTGTCGAACCGCGTGAGTTTTCAGATCAAGACGACGGAAGCAATGCACTATCGGCGTTACCTGCTGCAGCATAATCTGCAGGAGCGGAAGATGGGGCATGGCGCTGGACATCCGATGGGCGGGGCGCACGAGTACGAACCGGGCGCGCCAGAGGCAGATGCGAAGACGCGGACATCAAACTGGATGACGCGGCGGGTGAATGACGGCAAGGGATTTCTTTTCGTTTCACACATGGGAAATGTTTATCCCAGTGGGTTCCTGCCAATTCATGCGGGCAACATTCGGGAGAAGCCGCTGGCGGATATCTACCAGAATTCGCCGATCTTTAAGGCGTTGCGGGACACGAAGCGGCTTGAGGGCAAGTGCGGCGCTTGCGAATACAAAGAGATCTGCGGCGGGTCGCGTGCAAGGGCGTACGCGGTTACGGGCGATCCTCTGGCGCAGGAACCTTGCTGCATCTATCAACCGAAGAATTGGGTGCCTACGGAGTCTCAGGCAGCGTGCCAGCCGGAGTTCCTGGGTCCCTTAGTGTCCTTATAA